The Cervus elaphus chromosome 22, mCerEla1.1, whole genome shotgun sequence genome has a window encoding:
- the SERHL2 gene encoding serine hydrolase-like protein 2 isoform X2 — MQTMGLISELKLAVPWGHIAAKAWGSHQAAPVLCLHGWLNNANSFDRLIPLLPKDFHYVAMDFGGHGLSSHYSQGFPYYHQNFVSEVRRVAAALKWNRFSLLGHSFGGTVGGMFSCIFPEMVDKLILLDALPVVLDTNEMDNLLTYKRRAIEHVLQVEASRKPAQVVSPEEMLQWFLKNNSHVGEANGKHLLQRGTTQAATGVWLNRDRRITLPEHCFDIVSKELFVQYIKNLQARILFIKATEGYYAVRRENDANRESIMFGTNSLKSVLRERFQYVEVPGNHYVHMNQPQLVADVISSFLQSKERSPAPL; from the exons ATGCAAACGATGG GTCTCATCTCAGAGCTGAAGCTTGCTGTTCCCTGGGGCCACATTGCGGCCAAAGCCTGGGGCTCCCATCAAGCCGCCCCCGTTCTCTGCCTTCACGGCTGGCTGAACAATGCCAACTCCTTTGACAGACTCATCCCTCTTCTCCCGAAGG ACTTTCATTATGTTGCCATGGACTTCGGGGGTCATGGGCTCTCATCCCACTACAGCCAAGGTTTCCCATATTACCATCAAAACTTTGTGAGTGAGGTCCGGAGAGTTGCAGCAG CCCTGAAATGGAACCGGTTTTCCCTCCTGGGCCACAGTTTTG gtgGCACTGTGGGTGGAATG TTTTCCTGTATCTTCCCTGAGATGGTGGACAAACTCATCTTGCTGGACGCCTTACCAGTTGTCCTGGACACGAAT GAGATGGACAACTTGCTGACCTACAAGCGGAGGGCCATAGAGCACGTGCTGCAGGTGGAggcctccaggaagcctgcccaGGTGGTCAGCCCGGAAGAGATGCTGCAGTG GTTCCTGAAAAACAACAGCCACGTGGGCGAGGCGAATGGGAAGCATCTCCTGCAGAGAGGAACCACACAGGCGGCCACGG GTGTGTGGCTGAACAGAGATCGGAGGATCACTTTG CCAGAGCACTGCTTCGACATCGTCAGCAAGGAGCTGTTTGTGCAGTATATCAAAAATCTGCAGGCCCGCATCCTGTTCATCAA GGCAACCGAAGGATATTATGCCGTGCGGAGAGAGAATGACGCCAACAGGGAGTCCATAATGTTCGGGACCAACTCACTTAAGTCTGTCCTGAGAGAG aggtTCCAGTATGTGGAAGTCCCGGGCAATCACTACGTCCACATGAACCAACCCCAGCTTGTGGCTGATGTCATCAGCTCCTTTTTACAGAGCAAGGAGAGGAGCCCTGCCCCCCTGTAG
- the SERHL2 gene encoding serine hydrolase-like protein 2 isoform X4, producing the protein MQTMGLISELKLAVPWGHIAAKAWGSHQAAPVLCLHGWLNNANSFDRLIPLLPKDFHYVAMDFGGHGLSSHYSQGFPYYHQNFVSEVRRVAAALKWNRFSLLGHSFGGTVGGMFSCIFPEMVDKLILLDALPVVLDTNEMDNLLTYKRRAIEHVLQVEASRKPAQVVSPEEMLQWFLKNNSHVGEANGKHLLQRGTTQAATGVWLNRDRRITLPEHCFDIVSKELFVQYIKNLQARILFIKMNRVRGNSDAPQLTNKQIGSVHTMDCFQQ; encoded by the exons ATGCAAACGATGG GTCTCATCTCAGAGCTGAAGCTTGCTGTTCCCTGGGGCCACATTGCGGCCAAAGCCTGGGGCTCCCATCAAGCCGCCCCCGTTCTCTGCCTTCACGGCTGGCTGAACAATGCCAACTCCTTTGACAGACTCATCCCTCTTCTCCCGAAGG ACTTTCATTATGTTGCCATGGACTTCGGGGGTCATGGGCTCTCATCCCACTACAGCCAAGGTTTCCCATATTACCATCAAAACTTTGTGAGTGAGGTCCGGAGAGTTGCAGCAG CCCTGAAATGGAACCGGTTTTCCCTCCTGGGCCACAGTTTTG gtgGCACTGTGGGTGGAATG TTTTCCTGTATCTTCCCTGAGATGGTGGACAAACTCATCTTGCTGGACGCCTTACCAGTTGTCCTGGACACGAAT GAGATGGACAACTTGCTGACCTACAAGCGGAGGGCCATAGAGCACGTGCTGCAGGTGGAggcctccaggaagcctgcccaGGTGGTCAGCCCGGAAGAGATGCTGCAGTG GTTCCTGAAAAACAACAGCCACGTGGGCGAGGCGAATGGGAAGCATCTCCTGCAGAGAGGAACCACACAGGCGGCCACGG GTGTGTGGCTGAACAGAGATCGGAGGATCACTTTG CCAGAGCACTGCTTCGACATCGTCAGCAAGGAGCTGTTTGTGCAGTATATCAAAAATCTGCAGGCCCGCATCCTGTTCATCAA AATGAACCGTGTCAGAGGCAACTCCGATGCCCCTCAGCTCACCAACAAGCAAATAGGCTCCGTCCACACGATGGACTGTTTTCAGCAATAA
- the SERHL2 gene encoding serine hydrolase-like protein 2 isoform X1 — translation MQTMGLISELKLAVPWGHIAAKAWGSHQAAPVLCLHGWLNNANSFDRLIPLLPKDFHYVAMDFGGHGLSSHYSQGFPYYHQNFVSEVRRVAAALKWNRFSLLGHSFGGTVGGMFSCIFPEMVDKLILLDALPVVLDTNEMDNLLTYKRRAIEHVLQVEASRKPAQVVSPEEMLQWFLKNNSHVGEANGKHLLQRGTTQAATGVWLNRDRRITLGRICITCIARRILNRWTTGKSVCLFLRVSGNALPASGTVPTVPQLFCRGSRGHHRAQGQSTASTSSARSCLCSISKICRPASCSSRQPKDIMPCGERMTPTGSP, via the exons ATGCAAACGATGG GTCTCATCTCAGAGCTGAAGCTTGCTGTTCCCTGGGGCCACATTGCGGCCAAAGCCTGGGGCTCCCATCAAGCCGCCCCCGTTCTCTGCCTTCACGGCTGGCTGAACAATGCCAACTCCTTTGACAGACTCATCCCTCTTCTCCCGAAGG ACTTTCATTATGTTGCCATGGACTTCGGGGGTCATGGGCTCTCATCCCACTACAGCCAAGGTTTCCCATATTACCATCAAAACTTTGTGAGTGAGGTCCGGAGAGTTGCAGCAG CCCTGAAATGGAACCGGTTTTCCCTCCTGGGCCACAGTTTTG gtgGCACTGTGGGTGGAATG TTTTCCTGTATCTTCCCTGAGATGGTGGACAAACTCATCTTGCTGGACGCCTTACCAGTTGTCCTGGACACGAAT GAGATGGACAACTTGCTGACCTACAAGCGGAGGGCCATAGAGCACGTGCTGCAGGTGGAggcctccaggaagcctgcccaGGTGGTCAGCCCGGAAGAGATGCTGCAGTG GTTCCTGAAAAACAACAGCCACGTGGGCGAGGCGAATGGGAAGCATCTCCTGCAGAGAGGAACCACACAGGCGGCCACGG GTGTGTGGCTGAACAGAGATCGGAGGATCACTTTG GGTCGAatctgcatcacctgcattgcaaggcggattcttaaccgctggaccacagggaagtcagtttgtttgtttttgagggtGTCTGGAAATGCCCTTCCAGCCTCGGGGACTGTGCCCACCGTCCCACAGCTGTTCTGCAGGGGGAGCCGTGGTCATCACAGGGCCCAAGG CCAGAGCACTGCTTCGACATCGTCAGCAAGGAGCTGTTTGTGCAGTATATCAAAAATCTGCAGGCCCGCATCCTGTTCATCAA GGCAACCGAAGGATATTATGCCGTGCGGAGAGAGAATGACGCCAACAGGGAGTCCATAA
- the SERHL2 gene encoding serine hydrolase-like protein 2 isoform X5: MQTMDFHYVAMDFGGHGLSSHYSQGFPYYHQNFVSEVRRVAAALKWNRFSLLGHSFGGTVGGMFSCIFPEMVDKLILLDALPVVLDTNEMDNLLTYKRRAIEHVLQVEASRKPAQVVSPEEMLQWFLKNNSHVGEANGKHLLQRGTTQAATGVWLNRDRRITLGRICITCIARRILNRWTTGKSVCLFLRVSGNALPASGTVPTVPQLFCRGSRGHHRAQGQSTASTSSARSCLCSISKICRPASCSSRQPKDIMPCGERMTPTGSP; this comes from the exons ATGCAAACGATGG ACTTTCATTATGTTGCCATGGACTTCGGGGGTCATGGGCTCTCATCCCACTACAGCCAAGGTTTCCCATATTACCATCAAAACTTTGTGAGTGAGGTCCGGAGAGTTGCAGCAG CCCTGAAATGGAACCGGTTTTCCCTCCTGGGCCACAGTTTTG gtgGCACTGTGGGTGGAATG TTTTCCTGTATCTTCCCTGAGATGGTGGACAAACTCATCTTGCTGGACGCCTTACCAGTTGTCCTGGACACGAAT GAGATGGACAACTTGCTGACCTACAAGCGGAGGGCCATAGAGCACGTGCTGCAGGTGGAggcctccaggaagcctgcccaGGTGGTCAGCCCGGAAGAGATGCTGCAGTG GTTCCTGAAAAACAACAGCCACGTGGGCGAGGCGAATGGGAAGCATCTCCTGCAGAGAGGAACCACACAGGCGGCCACGG GTGTGTGGCTGAACAGAGATCGGAGGATCACTTTG GGTCGAatctgcatcacctgcattgcaaggcggattcttaaccgctggaccacagggaagtcagtttgtttgtttttgagggtGTCTGGAAATGCCCTTCCAGCCTCGGGGACTGTGCCCACCGTCCCACAGCTGTTCTGCAGGGGGAGCCGTGGTCATCACAGGGCCCAAGG CCAGAGCACTGCTTCGACATCGTCAGCAAGGAGCTGTTTGTGCAGTATATCAAAAATCTGCAGGCCCGCATCCTGTTCATCAA GGCAACCGAAGGATATTATGCCGTGCGGAGAGAGAATGACGCCAACAGGGAGTCCATAA
- the RRP7A gene encoding ribosomal RNA-processing protein 7 homolog A, whose protein sequence is MVARRRKRAAQESDSGVPILPGYSAIPIKFSEKQQSSHYLYVREHKVREGTRSSWPQKRTLFVLNVPPYCTEECLSRLLSPCGPVQSVELQEKPELSESPKEPPSKFFHPKPVPGFQVAYVLFQKPGSVSAALALKGPLLVSTESHPVRSGVLKWIRDYTDSVPDPEALRVEVDAFMETYDRKIAEEEAKAKEEEGVPDDEGWVKVTRRGRRPVLPRTEAASLRVLERERRKRARKELLNFYAWQHRETKMEHLAQLRKKFEEDKQRIELMRAQRKFRPY, encoded by the exons CCATTCCGATAAAATTCTCTGAAAAGCAGCAGTCCTCTCATTACCTCTATGTGAGAGAGCACAAGGTTCGAGAAGGCACCAGGTCTTCCTGGCCTCAGAAGCGGACCCTTTTTGTCCTCAACGTGCCCCCATACTGCACAGAG GAGTGCCTGTCCCGCCTCCTGTCCCCCTGCGGGCCCGTCCAGTCGGTGGAGTTACAGGAGAAGCCGGAGCTTTCTGAGAGCCCAAAGGAGCCCCCATCGAAGTTCTTTCACCCCAAACCAGTTCCT GGCTTCCAGGTGGCCTACGTGCTGTTCCAGAAACCCGGCAGCGTGTCGGCCGCCTTGGCCCTGAAGGGCCCCCTGCTGGTCTCCACTGAGAGTCACCCTGTGAGGAGCGGCGTCCTCA AGTGGATCCGAGACTACACGGACTCAGTGCCGGACCCCGAGGCCCTGAGGGTGGAGGTGGACGCCTTCATGGAGACTTACGACCGGAAGATAGCGGAG GAGGAGGCCAAGGCCAAGGAGGAGGAAGGCGTCCCGGACGACGAGGGCTGGGTGAAGGTGACCCGCCGGGGCCGACGGCCAGTGCTCCCAAGGACGGAGGCAGCCAGCCTGCGGGTGCTGGAGCGGGAAAGGCGGAAGCGCGCCCGCAAGGAGCTGCTCAACTTCTACGCTTGGCAGCACCGCGAGACCAAGATGGAGC atCTCGCGCAGCTGCGCAAGAAGTTCGAGGAGGACAAGCAGAGAATCGAGCTGATGCGGGCCCAGCGCAAGTTCCGACCTTACTGA
- the SERHL2 gene encoding serine hydrolase-like protein 2 isoform X3 yields MQTMGLISELKLAVPWGHIAAKAWGSHQAAPVLCLHGWLNNANSFDRLIPLLPKDFHYVAMDFGGHGLSSHYSQGFPYYHQNFVSEVRRVAAALKWNRFSLLGHSFGGTVGGMFSCIFPEMVDKLILLDALPVVLDTNEMDNLLTYKRRAIEHVLQVEASRKPAQVVSPEEMLQWFLKNNSHVGEANGKHLLQRGTTQAATGVWLNRDRRITLGRICITCIARRILNRWTTGKSVCLFLRVSGNALPASGTVPTVPQLFCRGSRGHHRAQGQSTASTSSARSCLCSISKICRPASCSSK; encoded by the exons ATGCAAACGATGG GTCTCATCTCAGAGCTGAAGCTTGCTGTTCCCTGGGGCCACATTGCGGCCAAAGCCTGGGGCTCCCATCAAGCCGCCCCCGTTCTCTGCCTTCACGGCTGGCTGAACAATGCCAACTCCTTTGACAGACTCATCCCTCTTCTCCCGAAGG ACTTTCATTATGTTGCCATGGACTTCGGGGGTCATGGGCTCTCATCCCACTACAGCCAAGGTTTCCCATATTACCATCAAAACTTTGTGAGTGAGGTCCGGAGAGTTGCAGCAG CCCTGAAATGGAACCGGTTTTCCCTCCTGGGCCACAGTTTTG gtgGCACTGTGGGTGGAATG TTTTCCTGTATCTTCCCTGAGATGGTGGACAAACTCATCTTGCTGGACGCCTTACCAGTTGTCCTGGACACGAAT GAGATGGACAACTTGCTGACCTACAAGCGGAGGGCCATAGAGCACGTGCTGCAGGTGGAggcctccaggaagcctgcccaGGTGGTCAGCCCGGAAGAGATGCTGCAGTG GTTCCTGAAAAACAACAGCCACGTGGGCGAGGCGAATGGGAAGCATCTCCTGCAGAGAGGAACCACACAGGCGGCCACGG GTGTGTGGCTGAACAGAGATCGGAGGATCACTTTG GGTCGAatctgcatcacctgcattgcaaggcggattcttaaccgctggaccacagggaagtcagtttgtttgtttttgagggtGTCTGGAAATGCCCTTCCAGCCTCGGGGACTGTGCCCACCGTCCCACAGCTGTTCTGCAGGGGGAGCCGTGGTCATCACAGGGCCCAAGG CCAGAGCACTGCTTCGACATCGTCAGCAAGGAGCTGTTTGTGCAGTATATCAAAAATCTGCAGGCCCGCATCCTGTTCATCAA AATGA
- the SERHL2 gene encoding serine hydrolase-like protein 2 isoform X6 has protein sequence MQTMGLISELKLAVPWGHIAAKAWGSHQAAPVLCLHGWLNNANSFDRLIPLLPKDFHYVAMDFGGHGLSSHYSQGFPYYHQNFVSEVRRVAAALKWNRFSLLGHSFGGTVGGMFSCIFPEMVDKLILLDALPVVLDTNVPEKQQPRGRGEWEASPAERNHTGGHGCVAEQRSEDHFARALLRHRQQGAVCAVYQKSAGPHPVHQNEPCQRQLRCPSAHQQANRLRPHDGLFSAIRWSDAVTLQQGGTLKTLDSLKEAGQESPRTV, from the exons ATGCAAACGATGG GTCTCATCTCAGAGCTGAAGCTTGCTGTTCCCTGGGGCCACATTGCGGCCAAAGCCTGGGGCTCCCATCAAGCCGCCCCCGTTCTCTGCCTTCACGGCTGGCTGAACAATGCCAACTCCTTTGACAGACTCATCCCTCTTCTCCCGAAGG ACTTTCATTATGTTGCCATGGACTTCGGGGGTCATGGGCTCTCATCCCACTACAGCCAAGGTTTCCCATATTACCATCAAAACTTTGTGAGTGAGGTCCGGAGAGTTGCAGCAG CCCTGAAATGGAACCGGTTTTCCCTCCTGGGCCACAGTTTTG gtgGCACTGTGGGTGGAATG TTTTCCTGTATCTTCCCTGAGATGGTGGACAAACTCATCTTGCTGGACGCCTTACCAGTTGTCCTGGACACGAAT GTTCCTGAAAAACAACAGCCACGTGGGCGAGGCGAATGGGAAGCATCTCCTGCAGAGAGGAACCACACAGGCGGCCACGG GTGTGTGGCTGAACAGAGATCGGAGGATCACTTTG CCAGAGCACTGCTTCGACATCGTCAGCAAGGAGCTGTTTGTGCAGTATATCAAAAATCTGCAGGCCCGCATCCTGTTCATCAA AATGAACCGTGTCAGAGGCAACTCCGATGCCCCTCAGCTCACCAACAAGCAAATAGGCTCCGTCCACACGATGGACTGTTTTCAGCAATAAGATGGAGTGACGCAGTGACACTGCAACAGGgaggaaccttgaaaacattagaCTCATTGAAAGAGGCCGGTCAGGAAAGCCCACGTACTGTGTGA